A single genomic interval of Mesoplodon densirostris isolate mMesDen1 chromosome 8, mMesDen1 primary haplotype, whole genome shotgun sequence harbors:
- the DTYMK gene encoding thymidylate kinase isoform X2 yields MAGRRGALIVLEGVDRAGKSTQSRKLVDALCAAGHCAELLRFPERSTEIGKLLSSYLEKRSEVEDHSVHLLFSANRWEHVPLIKEKLSQGVTLVVDRYAFSGVAFTSAKENFSLDWCKQPDVGLPKPDLVVFLQLELAEAAARGEFGRERYESSPFQQRALQRFQQLLGDSSLPWKTVDASRSIEDVHQEICMLSEGAIQAAAHRPLGQLWT; encoded by the exons ATGGCGGGCAGGCGCGGTGCTCTCATCGTGCTGGAGGGTGTGGACCGCGCGGGGAAGAGCACGCAGAGCCGCAAGCTGGTGGACGCGCTGTGCGCCGCGGGCCACTGCGCCGAGCTGCTGCGCTTCCCGG aaagatcaACTGAAATTGGCAAGCTTCTGAGTTCCTACTTGGAAAAGAGAAGCGAGGTGGAGGATCACTCGGTGCACCTGCTTTTCTCTGCGAACCGCTGGGAACACGT GCCGCTAATTAAGGAGAAGCTGAGCCAGGGCGTCACCCTGGTCGTGGACAGGTATGCCTTTTCTGGGGTCGCCTTCACCAGCGCCAAGGAG AATTTCTCCCTGGACTGGTGCAAGCAGCCGGACGTGGGCCTCCCCAAACCGGACCTGGTCGTGTTCCTGCAGCTAGAGCTGGCAGAGGCCGCCGCGAGGGGCGAGTTCGGCCGTGAACGCTACGAGAGCAGCCCTTTCCAGCAGCGGGCCCTGCAGCGCTTCCAGCAGCTCCTGGGAGACTCGAGTCTGCCCTGGAAG ACAGTCGACGCCTCCAGGAGCATTGAGGACGTCCACCAGGAAATCTGCATGCTGTCTGAGGGTGCCATCCAGGCCGCTGCACACAGGCCGCTGGGGCAGCTGTGGACATAG
- the DTYMK gene encoding thymidylate kinase isoform X1: MAGRRGALIVLEGVDRAGKSTQSRKLVDALCAAGHCAELLRFPERSTEIGKLLSSYLEKRSEVEDHSVHLLFSANRWEHVPLIKEKLSQGVTLVVDRYAFSGVAFTSAKENFSLDWCKQPDVGLPKPDLVVFLQLELAEAAARGEFGRERYESSPFQQRALQRFQQLLGDSSLPWKSTPPGALRTSTRKSACCLRVPSRPLHTGRWGSCGHRGTGPPSAIRKAGAACAQRPGGEAGLPGEQPAGQPSPALTCAPKILIN; this comes from the exons ATGGCGGGCAGGCGCGGTGCTCTCATCGTGCTGGAGGGTGTGGACCGCGCGGGGAAGAGCACGCAGAGCCGCAAGCTGGTGGACGCGCTGTGCGCCGCGGGCCACTGCGCCGAGCTGCTGCGCTTCCCGG aaagatcaACTGAAATTGGCAAGCTTCTGAGTTCCTACTTGGAAAAGAGAAGCGAGGTGGAGGATCACTCGGTGCACCTGCTTTTCTCTGCGAACCGCTGGGAACACGT GCCGCTAATTAAGGAGAAGCTGAGCCAGGGCGTCACCCTGGTCGTGGACAGGTATGCCTTTTCTGGGGTCGCCTTCACCAGCGCCAAGGAG AATTTCTCCCTGGACTGGTGCAAGCAGCCGGACGTGGGCCTCCCCAAACCGGACCTGGTCGTGTTCCTGCAGCTAGAGCTGGCAGAGGCCGCCGCGAGGGGCGAGTTCGGCCGTGAACGCTACGAGAGCAGCCCTTTCCAGCAGCGGGCCCTGCAGCGCTTCCAGCAGCTCCTGGGAGACTCGAGTCTGCCCTGGAAG TCGACGCCTCCAGGAGCATTGAGGACGTCCACCAGGAAATCTGCATGCTGTCTGAGGGTGCCATCCAGGCCGCTGCACACAGGCCGCTGGGGCAGCTGTGGACATAGAGGGACAGGACCCCCGTCTGCCATCCGCAAGGCAGGAGCCGCATGTGCACAGCGTCCGGGGGGCGAAGCGGGACTCCCCGGGGAGCAGCCTGCAGGGCAGCCTTCtcctgccctcacctgtgccccgaAGATACTAATAAATTAG
- the ATG4B gene encoding cysteine protease ATG4B, which produces MDAATLTYDTLRFAEFEDFPETSEPLWILGRKYSIFTEKDEILADVASRLWFTYRKNFPAIGGTGPTSDTGWGCMLRCGQMIFAQALVCRHLGRDWRWTRRTRQPDSYFGVLHAFLDRKDSCYSIHQIAQMGVGEGKSIGQWYGPNTVAQVLKKLAVFDTWSALAVHVAMDNTVVMEDIRRLCRSSLPRAGAAAFPADSERHCNGFPSGAEVGSRPSPWRPLVLLIPLRLGLTDINAAYAETLKHCFMMPQSLGVIGGKPNSARYFIGYVGEELIYLDPHTTQPALQAAEHCPIPDESFHCQHPPSRMSIAELDPSIAVGFFCGTEDDFNDWCQQVKKLSLLGGALPMFELVERQPSHLACPDVLNLSLDSSDVERLERFFDSEDEDFEILSL; this is translated from the exons CTACTCTGACCTACGACACTCTCCGATTTGCTGAGTTTGAAGATTTCCCCGAAACCTCGGAGCCTCTTTGGATCCTGGGTAGAAAGTACAGCATCTTCACAG AAAAGGACGAGATCTTGGCCGATGTGGCGTCGAGACTTTGGTTTACATACAGGAAGAACTTCCCAGCCATTG GGGGCACCGGCCCCACCTCGGACACGGGCTGGGGCTGCATGCTGCGGTGCGGACAGATGATCTTTGCCCAAGCCCTGGTGTGCCGGCACCTGGGCCGAG ACTGGAGGTGGACACGGCGGACGAGGCAGCCAGACAGCTACTTCGGCGTCCTGCACGCGTTCCTGGACAGGAAGGACAGCTGCTACTCCATCCACCAGATAG CACAAATGGGAGTCGGCGAGGGCAAGTCCATCGGCCAGTGGTACGGGCCCAACACCGTCGCCCAGGTCCTCAA GAAGCTCGCCGTCTTCGACACGTGGAGCGCCCTGGCCGTTCACGTAGCGATGGACAACACGGTGGTGATGGAGGACATCA GAAGGTTGTGCAGGAGCAGCCTGCCTCGTGCCGGGGCTGCAGCGTTTCCTGCAGATTCCGAGCGACACTGTAACGGGTTCCCGTCTGGGGCTGAGGTCGGCAGCAGGCCGTCACCCTGGAGACCGCTGGTGCTGCTCATCCCGCTGCGCCTGGGGCTCACGGACATCAATGCAGCCTATGCAGAGACACTGAAG CACTGCTTCATGATGCCCCAGTCCCTGGGCGTGATTGGAGGGAAGCCCAACAGTGCCCGCTACTTCATCGGCTACGTGG GTGAGGAGCTCATCTACCTGGACCCTCACACCACGCAGCCAGCCCTGCAGGCCGCTGAGCACTGCCCGATCCCGGATGAGAGCTTCCACTGCCAGCACCCACCCAGCAGGATGAGCATCGCAGAGCTCGACCCGTCCATCGCCGTG GGGTTTTTCTGTGGGACCGAGGACGACTTTAACGACTGGTGCCAGCAAGTGAAAAAG CTGTCCCTCCTTGGAGGTGCCCTGCCAATGTTTGAGCTGGTGGAGCGGCAGCCTTCCCACCTGGCCTGTCCTGACGTCCTGAACTTGTCCTTAG ATTCTTCTGACGTAGAGCGACTGGAAAGATTCTTTGACTCAGAAGATGAAGACTTTGAAATCTTGTCCCTTTGA